One part of the Papaver somniferum cultivar HN1 unplaced genomic scaffold, ASM357369v1 unplaced-scaffold_123, whole genome shotgun sequence genome encodes these proteins:
- the LOC113331023 gene encoding uncharacterized protein LOC113331023 — translation MEEYEALILGLRMAEELNLGEIDIKGDSKLVTNQLSGDFQVKEAHLAPYRAESQELIAGRGSIVIEHTGRSTNKHADALATLAAKLQLNEADEGTIVVKRRALPSTWKEDAAFKLKDDWRTTYIEDLTREADDQLLPIKVLKQFVVVRGALYFRTSGGVLSRCVGKVEAQETLNRVHEES, via the coding sequence ATGGAGGAGTATGAGGCACTGATTCTCGGACTACGAATGGCTGAAGAGCTAAATTTAGGGGAAATCGACATCAAGGGAGACTCAAAGCTAGTCACAAACCAATTATCGGGCGACTTCCAAGTAAAAGAGGCGCATTTGGCACCATACCGAGCAGAATCCCAAGAATTGATAGCGGGGAGAGGAAGCATTGTTATTGAGCATACTGGAAGATCCACTAATAAACACGCGGACGCGTTAGCTACCTTAGCAGCAAAGCTACAATTGAATGAAGCTGACGAGGGAACCATAGTGGTGAAAAGAAGAGCATTACCCAGCACGTGGAAAGAAGATGCAGCATTCAAATTGaaagatgattggagaacaacATATATCGAAGATTTAACTAGAGAAGCAGATGATCAGTTGCTGCCCATTAAAGTGCTAAAACAATTTGTTGTAGTCCGAGGAGCGCTATACTTTCGAACATCCGGGGGTGTTTTATCACGGTGTGTGGGAAAGGTAGAAGCGCAAGAAACACTAAATCGCGTTCATGAAGAGTCCTAA